A window of Campylobacter cuniculorum DSM 23162 = LMG 24588 contains these coding sequences:
- a CDS encoding mechanosensitive ion channel family protein, translated as MKKILFLISFYIYAFASNDIAQIRQTIENLDTIINASVWNVRYDNFIKYEHINDELILLNLELKKNLSPNQKEEITRKIATLQEQLNLLKDYKDINFIQSLSAPETIEILPKLTNPLAIIEGFSHIKKLTNEKEEYVFKYNDFKNLVEKIREKNSMLKELVTLEPNKNNTEALKLSDKKLDEFEQALQFASVSFSVYEKKVDEEITRVNVEIKVQSIRAANILITIIFVIVVSFLLKFIARKYIKDNERYYTATKIINFININLIFLILLFAYIENITYLVTILGFASAGLAIAMKDMFMSMLGWCVIVFGGSFRVGDRIKVIQNDLTYVGDIIDISFLRITIYEDITWESYIKNRRSGRIIFIPNNYVFTHLIANYTHHGMKTVLDGIDITITFDSNLEKAGKIVEKIVIQHAKGYTELTKKTMLKLQDEYSIKNPKVEPRFFMFFENWGMRISAWYMTNSYAALSLRSAISKEIIKEFNKHEDIKIAYPSQNLYLGKNTPTNFKEGEMF; from the coding sequence TTCATTTTATATTTATGCTTTTGCGAGTAATGATATAGCACAAATAAGACAAACAATTGAAAATCTTGACACAATTATCAATGCAAGTGTTTGGAATGTGCGTTATGACAATTTTATTAAATACGAACATATAAATGATGAACTCATTTTACTTAATTTAGAGCTTAAAAAGAATTTAAGTCCAAATCAAAAAGAAGAAATTACGAGAAAAATTGCAACCTTACAAGAACAACTTAATCTCTTAAAAGATTATAAGGATATTAATTTCATCCAAAGTCTTAGTGCTCCTGAAACCATAGAAATTTTGCCAAAACTTACAAATCCTTTGGCGATTATTGAGGGTTTTTCTCACATTAAAAAATTAACAAATGAAAAAGAAGAATATGTTTTTAAATACAATGATTTTAAAAATTTAGTTGAAAAAATCCGTGAAAAAAATTCTATGCTTAAAGAGCTTGTTACCCTTGAACCTAATAAAAATAATACAGAAGCTTTAAAGCTTTCAGATAAAAAGCTTGATGAATTTGAGCAAGCTTTGCAATTTGCTTCTGTATCCTTTTCGGTCTATGAAAAAAAGGTCGATGAGGAAATCACTCGAGTCAATGTCGAAATTAAAGTGCAAAGTATAAGAGCTGCTAATATACTCATCACTATCATTTTTGTGATTGTTGTTTCTTTTTTACTTAAATTTATAGCAAGAAAATATATTAAAGATAATGAGCGTTATTATACTGCAACGAAGATTATTAATTTCATTAATATCAATCTGATTTTTTTAATTTTACTTTTTGCTTATATTGAAAACATCACTTATTTGGTTACAATCTTAGGTTTTGCTTCTGCAGGTTTGGCTATCGCAATGAAAGATATGTTTATGTCTATGCTTGGTTGGTGTGTGATTGTATTTGGCGGGAGTTTTCGCGTTGGAGATAGGATTAAAGTCATACAAAATGATTTAACCTATGTCGGAGATATTATCGATATTTCTTTTCTTAGAATTACAATTTATGAAGACATTACTTGGGAAAGTTATATAAAAAATCGTCGCAGCGGACGCATTATTTTTATCCCAAATAATTATGTTTTTACTCATTTAATTGCAAATTATACTCATCATGGAATGAAAACGGTCTTAGATGGTATTGATATTACTATAACCTTTGATTCTAATCTTGAAAAAGCAGGAAAGATTGTCGAAAAAATCGTTATTCAACACGCTAAAGGTTACACAGAATTAACCAAAAAAACTATGCTAAAACTTCAAGATGAATACAGCATTAAAAATCCTAAAGTTGAACCGCGATTTTTTATGTTTTTTGAAAATTGGGGCATGAGAATTTCAGCGTGGTATATGACAAATTCTTACGCGGCTTTATCTTTAAGAAGTGCTATAAGTAAAGAAATTATCAAAGAATTTAATAAGCATGAAGATATAAAAATCGCATATCCTAGTCAAAATCTTTATTTAGGAAAAAACACTCCTACAAATTTTAAAGAAGGAGAAATGTTTTGA
- the mtaB gene encoding tRNA (N(6)-L-threonylcarbamoyladenosine(37)-C(2))-methylthiotransferase MtaB has product MKERIFFKTFGCRTNIYDTELLKSYVKDYEIVDDENLAHIVVINSCTVTNGADYDVKTYINSLQKKGIKIILTGCGVASRGKELLDKNKIFGVLGGSHKDKINDFLKMQKSFYELGNLNFIDENRVEKYKNHTKAFVKIQEGCDFACSYCIIPSVRGKSRSVKEENLLNQVKTLVQNGFSEFVLTGTNIGSYGLKEGTSLGKLLQKMGQISGVKRIRLGSLEPSQLDESFFEILDENWLERHLHIALQHTSEKMLRIMRRKNRTDKDLELFNILENKGFALGTDFIVGHPGEEEELWNEALENFKNFKLTHLHAFVFSPRENTHSATLERKVNPILAKERLQILKAIVEKNNYEFRKKQNVKLEILVENLKNGVYEGYDQFFNKIKIISQKNLARQWISLDKYEVKDKFNQAIL; this is encoded by the coding sequence TTGAAAGAAAGGATTTTTTTTAAAACCTTTGGTTGTCGGACGAACATTTATGATACTGAACTTTTAAAATCTTATGTGAAAGATTATGAGATTGTTGATGATGAAAATTTAGCTCATATTGTTGTGATTAATTCTTGCACGGTAACAAATGGAGCTGATTATGATGTTAAAACTTATATCAATAGTCTGCAAAAAAAGGGGATTAAAATTATATTAACAGGTTGCGGTGTAGCAAGTAGAGGCAAAGAGCTTTTAGATAAAAATAAAATTTTTGGAGTTTTAGGAGGTTCTCATAAAGATAAAATCAATGATTTTCTAAAAATGCAAAAAAGTTTTTATGAATTAGGGAATTTAAATTTCATCGATGAAAATAGAGTTGAAAAATATAAAAATCACACAAAGGCTTTTGTGAAGATTCAAGAAGGCTGTGATTTTGCCTGCAGTTATTGTATTATCCCTAGTGTGAGAGGAAAATCAAGAAGTGTCAAAGAAGAAAATTTACTCAATCAAGTCAAAACTTTAGTGCAAAATGGCTTCAGTGAATTTGTTTTAACAGGCACAAATATAGGAAGTTATGGCTTAAAAGAAGGCACAAGCTTAGGCAAACTTCTGCAAAAAATGGGACAGATTTCTGGGGTTAAACGTATAAGACTTGGGAGTTTAGAGCCCTCTCAACTCGATGAGAGTTTTTTTGAAATTTTGGATGAAAATTGGCTTGAAAGGCATTTACACATTGCTTTGCAACATACAAGCGAAAAAATGCTCCGTATTATGCGTCGTAAAAATCGCACCGATAAAGATTTAGAACTTTTTAATATCCTTGAAAATAAAGGTTTTGCTTTGGGGACTGATTTTATTGTGGGGCATCCGGGCGAAGAAGAGGAGCTTTGGAATGAAGCTTTAGAAAATTTTAAGAATTTTAAACTCACTCATTTACATGCCTTTGTTTTTAGTCCAAGAGAAAATACGCATTCTGCGACACTTGAACGAAAAGTTAATCCTATTTTAGCAAAAGAAAGGCTTCAAATTTTAAAAGCCATTGTGGAGAAAAATAATTATGAATTTAGAAAAAAGCAAAATGTTAAACTTGAAATTCTTGTTGAAAATTTAAAAAACGGGGTTTATGAGGGTTATGATCAATTTTTTAATAAGATTAAAATTATCAGTCAAAAAAATCTTGCAAGACAATGGATAAGTCTTGATAAATATGAGGTCAAAGACAAATTTAATCAAGCCATTTTATAA
- a CDS encoding AAA family ATPase: MKNKKIILISFVILCLLFGILYFKNEPKFIDKDLYEGLLKQNLIQKAVIEEDKILLKAAGENYAIIKEGVDLKELLTKVPVEIKRDNSLWIFFILMVFLLTLFLSLIYFNRKKQLEKFPISKNPTPQNSNLEYSNIKPVISNINFNDVAGVDEVKLELSELVDFLKNPKKYKEFGVKMPKGVLMIGPPGVGKTLIAKAVAGEAGVPFFYQSGSSFVEIYVGMGAKRVRELFSKAKMMAPSIVFIDEIDAVGKARGELSNVERDSTLNQLLTQMDGFEDNSGVIVIAATNKIELIDSALLRSGRFDRRIFLSLPDFKDRFKILEIYMKNKKNNVNLSKIAKVSVGFSGAGLETLVNEAAINALRRNSNLVEENDFYAVLSKVLLGKKKILSFNENEKKIQAIYQAAKALSAYYFDIGFEKITLIEDRFKEYEHNIKSKSELVNKIKVYLAGSSAMKLIYNETYTNSQSDFLKIKELLEFMLSFGMAEELNLEEQKKELNEFLSPMKDKILKLADILLEKERLDYEDVKELFQI; encoded by the coding sequence GTGAAAAATAAAAAAATTATACTCATCTCTTTTGTGATTTTGTGTTTGCTTTTTGGAATTTTATATTTTAAAAATGAGCCAAAATTTATTGATAAAGACTTATATGAAGGCTTACTTAAGCAAAATCTCATACAAAAAGCTGTGATAGAAGAGGATAAAATTCTACTCAAAGCTGCGGGTGAAAATTATGCGATTATCAAGGAAGGCGTGGATTTAAAGGAGCTTTTAACTAAGGTGCCTGTTGAGATTAAACGTGATAATAGTCTGTGGATTTTCTTTATTTTAATGGTATTTTTACTGACTTTATTTTTATCTTTGATTTATTTTAATCGCAAAAAACAACTTGAGAAATTTCCTATTTCTAAAAATCCTACCCCGCAAAATTCGAATTTAGAGTACTCAAATATCAAACCTGTTATTTCAAATATTAATTTTAATGATGTTGCAGGTGTTGATGAAGTTAAGTTAGAATTAAGCGAACTTGTTGATTTTTTAAAAAATCCCAAAAAATATAAAGAATTTGGTGTAAAAATGCCAAAAGGTGTTTTAATGATAGGACCGCCCGGGGTGGGTAAGACCTTGATTGCAAAGGCTGTTGCAGGCGAAGCGGGTGTGCCATTTTTTTATCAAAGCGGTTCGAGTTTCGTTGAAATTTATGTAGGAATGGGAGCTAAACGCGTGAGAGAACTTTTTTCAAAGGCTAAAATGATGGCTCCAAGCATTGTTTTTATTGATGAAATTGATGCTGTGGGTAAAGCAAGAGGTGAGCTTTCTAATGTTGAAAGAGATAGCACACTCAATCAGCTTTTAACCCAAATGGATGGCTTTGAGGATAATAGCGGTGTTATAGTTATCGCTGCTACAAATAAAATCGAGCTTATTGATTCTGCACTTTTAAGGTCGGGTAGATTTGACAGACGCATTTTTTTATCTTTACCGGATTTTAAAGACAGATTTAAGATTTTAGAAATTTACATGAAAAACAAAAAAAACAATGTCAATTTAAGTAAAATTGCTAAAGTCAGTGTCGGTTTTAGCGGTGCAGGACTTGAAACTTTAGTTAATGAAGCAGCCATCAATGCTTTGCGCAGGAATTCAAATTTGGTTGAAGAGAATGATTTTTACGCCGTGTTGAGTAAGGTGCTTTTAGGAAAAAAGAAAATTTTAAGTTTTAATGAAAATGAGAAAAAAATTCAGGCTATTTATCAAGCAGCAAAGGCTTTGAGTGCCTATTATTTTGATATAGGTTTTGAAAAAATTACTTTGATTGAAGATCGTTTTAAAGAATATGAACACAATATCAAATCCAAATCAGAATTAGTCAATAAAATCAAGGTTTATTTAGCGGGTTCAAGTGCGATGAAACTCATTTACAACGAGACTTATACAAATTCGCAAAGTGATTTTCTTAAGATTAAAGAATTGCTTGAATTTATGTTGAGTTTTGGGATGGCAGAAGAGCTTAATTTAGAAGAACAAAAGAAGGAATTAAACGAATTTCTAAGTCCTATGAAGGATAAAATTTTAAAACTTGCAGACATTTTACTTGAAAAAGAACGTTTGGATTATGAAGATGTTAAAGAGCTGTTTCAAATTTAA
- a CDS encoding alpha/beta hydrolase, with protein MIKILLLSFPLLLFAQPKQELPIISKEAKEIFSIKEKNVHFDNKSYKLFIAQTKNKAKFYKMLFVLDANVHFPMALNLYAKNHFSFDLMIVGIAHNTNLAYDTAQRTRDYTPIQREGKGGGAKEFLNFLHNEIFSLLNEQYPINASFKAFFGHSFGALFGLYVFFEKQDDFSHYFIASPSLWRGLEYHKINSCNSYIFITKGSLEKKTGVNLDKDMEKLLNTLKNCPFKFTLLKDKTHGETIEDSLNLALKILNQE; from the coding sequence ATGATTAAAATTTTATTACTTTCTTTCCCTCTTTTGCTTTTTGCACAACCCAAACAAGAACTCCCAATCATTTCTAAAGAAGCAAAAGAAATTTTTTCCATCAAAGAAAAGAATGTGCATTTTGATAACAAATCTTACAAACTCTTCATAGCACAAACAAAAAACAAGGCTAAATTCTACAAAATGCTTTTTGTTTTGGATGCAAATGTCCATTTTCCTATGGCTTTAAATCTTTATGCTAAGAATCATTTTAGTTTTGATTTGATGATAGTAGGTATAGCTCATAACACAAATTTAGCTTACGATACAGCACAAAGGACAAGGGATTACACACCCATTCAAAGAGAAGGAAAGGGCGGAGGAGCAAAAGAATTTTTAAATTTTTTACACAATGAAATTTTTTCTTTATTAAACGAGCAATACCCTATAAATGCATCATTTAAAGCCTTTTTTGGACATTCTTTTGGAGCTTTATTTGGCTTGTATGTGTTTTTTGAAAAACAAGATGATTTCAGCCATTATTTTATAGCCTCTCCAAGTTTATGGCGTGGTTTAGAGTATCATAAAATCAATTCTTGCAATTCTTATATATTCATAACAAAGGGTTCTTTAGAAAAAAAGACAGGAGTGAATTTAGATAAAGACATGGAAAAACTCTTAAACACATTAAAAAATTGCCCTTTTAAATTCACTCTTTTAAAAGATAAAACACACGGAGAAACCATAGAAGATTCTTTAAATCTTGCCCTTAAAATTCTCAATCAAGAATGA
- a CDS encoding PepSY-like domain-containing protein, with product MDKTLKFIFLTLILLCVLFADFIISPESLPPNAKEFLQKNFNAQIGIVQVDKNNYEVYLSDGTELEFDMDGSWREIESKFNPLNFNILPPILADIIKNNYPNATMLEIKKKINYYKIQLNNGLKVIIDFNGTILHQEFDD from the coding sequence ATGGATAAGACTTTGAAATTTATATTTTTAACTTTGATTTTATTGTGTGTATTGTTTGCGGATTTTATCATTTCTCCCGAATCTTTGCCTCCTAATGCTAAAGAATTTTTGCAAAAGAATTTCAATGCTCAAATTGGAATTGTGCAAGTAGATAAAAATAATTACGAAGTGTATCTTAGTGATGGCACTGAACTTGAGTTTGATATGGACGGCTCTTGGAGAGAGATAGAGTCTAAATTTAATCCTCTAAATTTTAATATCCTGCCTCCGATTTTGGCTGATATTATCAAAAATAACTATCCCAATGCCACAATGCTAGAGATTAAAAAAAAGATTAATTATTATAAAATACAACTTAACAACGGCTTAAAAGTTATCATAGATTTTAATGGAACGATTTTACATCAAGAATTCGATGATTAA
- a CDS encoding rhomboid family intramembrane serine protease, which yields MVTFFLIFINVLVYFLVQNDKIYIILGLNILFFKAGYFWQILSSMFMHANITHLVLNMLVLFQFGRILENFLGALKFSLLYFVGGLLCSLLSAFYVFFAFDFLNQNINIVGASGAICVLMGFYAYRDKSATKGLIVAILLMSFVPLFMGINIAWYAHIFGFICGYILAKLRRVI from the coding sequence TTGGTTACATTTTTTTTAATTTTTATTAATGTTTTAGTTTATTTTCTCGTGCAAAATGATAAAATTTATATCATATTAGGGCTGAATATCTTATTTTTTAAAGCGGGATATTTTTGGCAAATTTTAAGTTCTATGTTTATGCACGCGAATATAACGCATTTGGTTTTAAATATGCTGGTTTTATTTCAATTTGGCAGAATTTTAGAAAATTTTTTAGGAGCTTTAAAATTTTCTTTGCTCTATTTTGTAGGAGGTTTGCTTTGTTCTTTATTGAGTGCTTTTTATGTGTTTTTTGCGTTTGATTTTTTGAATCAAAACATCAATATTGTTGGTGCAAGTGGAGCGATTTGCGTTTTAATGGGATTTTATGCCTATAGGGATAAAAGTGCGACAAAAGGATTGATTGTAGCGATTTTGCTGATGAGTTTTGTTCCTTTATTTATGGGTATCAATATAGCTTGGTATGCCCATATTTTTGGTTTTATTTGTGGTTATATTTTAGCAAAATTAAGGAGGGTTATATGA
- a CDS encoding SixA phosphatase family protein, giving the protein MKKIYLIRHAKAEKDEIKSDFERKLNHTGKEDLKRLFLRLQNYEINPDMIFSSPAKRTAKTAKKLAKFYHFNRGKITYINSLYTANAEQIYDLIKDMSRAFNEIFIVGHNPALKELGELLSTLCLDSFPTSSVLCLEFDINDFTQLKTHSGKLIFFEHIRALKSEKMGNDTQENINQG; this is encoded by the coding sequence ATGAAAAAAATTTATTTAATAAGACATGCAAAAGCAGAAAAAGATGAAATTAAGAGTGATTTTGAAAGAAAACTCAATCATACAGGCAAAGAAGACTTAAAAAGACTTTTTTTAAGATTGCAAAATTATGAAATCAATCCTGATATGATTTTTTCTTCTCCAGCCAAACGCACAGCAAAAACAGCAAAAAAACTTGCAAAATTTTATCATTTTAATCGAGGAAAAATTACTTATATTAATTCACTTTATACAGCAAATGCAGAGCAAATTTATGATTTGATTAAGGATATGAGTCGAGCTTTTAATGAAATTTTCATTGTAGGGCATAATCCTGCACTTAAAGAACTCGGTGAATTGTTAAGCACCTTATGTTTAGATTCTTTTCCTACTTCTTCTGTGCTTTGTTTGGAATTTGATATTAATGATTTCACTCAACTTAAAACTCATAGCGGAAAACTTATATTTTTCGAGCATATTAGAGCCTTAAAAAGTGAAAAAATGGGCAATGATACACAAGAAAATATCAATCAAGGTTGA
- the rpoD gene encoding RNA polymerase sigma factor RpoD → MSAKNPYIELEELFKENAKDYLTYEKLVKYFTKQPNLSNAKKIESLAKKYKVQLFSAAEIAQKQNIEDAKRLQEEKQKLQDISLENEFDLANENDLLEWSRSDSPVRMYLREMGQISLLNKDEEIEISKKIELGEDIIIDAFCSVPYLIDFILDYKEPLLNRERRVKELFKSFDDEEKNEEKLDDIDLDDADENEDDLLDMELEEDNLKAKKNNKKEDERALKVIEKFKALEKAKRDWLKVTKDKESGNALLDKLSIAFKKNILKEKLMDLGPTSKLISEIVKSIETALKSDEEFDKELKRLEYRLPMFSDELKMRHANILKDITKLSKEEIAEKALETTMVSTYMEIKKLFQTKEASEKSFDLEKNRLKEILEQIKRGKKISDEAKARMAKSNLRLVVSIAKRYTNRGLPFLDLIQEGNIGLMKAVDKFEYKRGYKFSTYATWWIRQAISRAIADQARTIRIPIHMIETINQINKIIREHLQKNGKEPDVNIIAKEVNLTIDKVKQVIKITKEPVSLEAPIGSEDDGKFGDFVEDRNSLSPMEHILKDDLKEQIDEVLDQLNDRERAVIRMRFGLLDDESDRTLEEIGKELNVTRERVRQIESSAIKKLKHPKVGRKLKNYIEG, encoded by the coding sequence ATGAGTGCTAAAAATCCATACATAGAACTAGAAGAATTATTTAAAGAAAATGCTAAAGATTATCTCACTTATGAAAAATTAGTCAAATATTTTACCAAACAACCTAATTTAAGCAATGCAAAAAAAATAGAATCTTTAGCAAAAAAATACAAAGTTCAGCTTTTTTCTGCTGCTGAAATTGCACAAAAACAAAATATAGAAGATGCAAAGAGATTGCAAGAAGAAAAGCAAAAACTCCAAGATATAAGCTTAGAAAATGAATTTGATTTGGCAAATGAAAATGATTTGCTTGAATGGAGTCGTTCGGATTCTCCTGTGCGTATGTATTTAAGAGAGATGGGGCAAATTTCTTTGCTGAATAAAGATGAAGAGATAGAAATTTCCAAAAAAATTGAGTTAGGTGAAGATATTATTATCGATGCTTTTTGTTCTGTGCCTTATTTGATTGATTTTATTTTAGATTATAAAGAGCCTTTGCTTAATCGTGAAAGAAGGGTTAAGGAGCTTTTTAAAAGTTTTGATGATGAAGAAAAAAATGAAGAAAAACTCGATGATATAGATTTAGATGACGCCGATGAAAATGAAGATGATTTGTTAGATATGGAGCTTGAAGAAGATAATTTAAAAGCTAAAAAAAACAACAAAAAAGAAGATGAAAGAGCCTTAAAAGTCATTGAAAAATTTAAAGCCTTAGAAAAAGCAAAGAGAGATTGGCTTAAGGTTACAAAGGACAAAGAAAGTGGCAACGCTCTTTTAGATAAACTTAGCATAGCCTTTAAAAAAAATATACTTAAAGAAAAATTAATGGATCTTGGACCCACTTCTAAACTTATTTCAGAAATTGTAAAATCCATAGAAACAGCACTTAAAAGTGATGAGGAATTTGATAAAGAGCTTAAAAGACTTGAATATCGTTTGCCGATGTTTTCCGATGAGTTAAAAATGCGCCATGCTAACATCCTTAAAGATATCACAAAGCTTAGCAAAGAAGAAATTGCTGAAAAAGCATTAGAAACAACTATGGTTAGCACTTATATGGAGATTAAAAAACTCTTTCAAACAAAAGAAGCGAGTGAAAAAAGTTTTGATTTGGAAAAAAATCGCTTAAAAGAAATTTTAGAACAGATTAAAAGAGGTAAAAAAATTTCTGATGAAGCTAAGGCCAGAATGGCAAAATCAAATTTACGTCTTGTTGTAAGTATAGCCAAACGTTATACAAATCGCGGTTTGCCATTTTTAGACCTCATTCAAGAAGGAAATATAGGGCTCATGAAAGCTGTTGATAAATTTGAGTATAAGAGAGGTTATAAATTTTCAACCTATGCGACTTGGTGGATTCGTCAAGCAATTTCAAGAGCCATTGCAGACCAAGCAAGAACAATACGTATTCCGATTCATATGATAGAAACCATCAATCAAATCAATAAAATCATTAGAGAGCATTTGCAAAAAAATGGCAAAGAACCTGATGTGAATATCATCGCTAAAGAAGTGAATTTAACCATAGATAAAGTCAAACAGGTGATTAAGATTACAAAAGAACCTGTTTCTCTTGAAGCTCCTATAGGAAGTGAAGATGATGGTAAATTTGGAGATTTTGTAGAGGATAGAAATTCGCTTTCTCCTATGGAACACATCCTTAAAGACGATTTAAAAGAGCAGATTGACGAAGTTTTAGACCAGCTTAATGATAGAGAAAGAGCCGTGATTCGTATGCGTTTTGGATTGTTAGATGATGAGAGTGATAGAACCTTAGAAGAAATAGGTAAAGAACTCAATGTTACAAGGGAAAGAGTCAGACAAATTGAAAGTTCTGCGATAAAAAAACTCAAACACCCTAAGGTAGGAAGAAAGCTTAAAAATTATATCGAAGGTTGA
- a CDS encoding flagellar hook-basal body protein, with protein sequence MQNGYYQATGGMVTQFNKLDVITNNLANINTSGYKRDDVVIADFKRIFKETQDELPIENHTRDASRFVNTTIDRVPQISQEYTDFTAGSMKATSNPLDLAMVREDTFYLVQTKDGELRLTKDGNFQLDDEGYLVNKQGYKVLNSNYFDNPENASIRIDNGALQINVDKNGIISVDGVDNARLFIAQVDDIRALQKEGDNVYKIDNLTRIRDLENSNSVRQGFSQGSNVNPVTEMVGLIEANRMVEMYQKVMNAHMDDLNQEAINKLASVR encoded by the coding sequence ATGCAAAATGGGTATTATCAAGCAACCGGCGGTATGGTAACTCAATTTAACAAACTTGATGTTATCACAAACAATCTTGCAAATATCAATACAAGTGGATACAAAAGAGATGACGTTGTGATTGCAGATTTTAAAAGGATTTTTAAAGAAACTCAAGACGAGCTTCCTATAGAAAATCACACAAGAGATGCTTCGCGTTTTGTTAATACTACAATTGATAGAGTTCCACAAATAAGTCAAGAATACACAGATTTTACCGCAGGTTCAATGAAAGCAACGAGCAATCCTTTGGATTTGGCTATGGTCAGAGAGGATACTTTTTACCTTGTTCAAACTAAAGATGGAGAGCTTAGACTCACTAAAGATGGAAATTTCCAGCTTGATGATGAGGGCTATTTAGTCAATAAGCAAGGCTACAAGGTTTTAAATAGCAATTATTTTGACAATCCCGAAAATGCAAGCATTAGAATCGACAATGGTGCTTTACAAATCAATGTAGATAAAAATGGCATTATTTCAGTTGATGGTGTGGATAATGCGAGATTATTTATTGCACAAGTTGATGATATAAGGGCTTTGCAAAAAGAGGGAGATAATGTCTATAAAATTGACAATTTAACAAGAATTAGAGATTTAGAGAATTCAAATTCAGTCAGACAAGGTTTTTCTCAAGGCTCAAATGTTAATCCCGTAACCGAAATGGTAGGATTGATTGAAGCTAACAGAATGGTTGAAATGTATCAAAAAGTTATGAATGCTCATATGGATGATTTAAACCAAGAAGCAATCAATAAACTTGCAAGTGTTCGATAA
- the flgG gene encoding flagellar basal-body rod protein FlgG, producing the protein MIRSLHTAATGMIAQQTQIDVTSHNIANVNTVGYKKNRAEFADLMYQVMKYAGTSTSATTLSPSGIEVGLGARPTAVTKIFTSGNFKSTSTESFDMAITGNGFFQIQLPDGTTAYTRNGLFTKDNEGNIVNSDGYRLLPEMTVPEGAINISVGTDGTVSVMLAGEQEETQIGQIELVQFINPAGLHSMGDNLYLETGASGAPVAGIAGQDGLGQIRHGFVELSNVQLVEEMTDLITGQRAYEAGSKAITTSDDMLAIVNGLKR; encoded by the coding sequence ATGATAAGATCGCTCCATACTGCTGCTACAGGAATGATAGCACAGCAAACACAAATTGATGTAACCTCGCACAATATTGCTAATGTCAATACAGTCGGGTATAAGAAAAATCGTGCAGAATTTGCGGATTTGATGTATCAAGTCATGAAATATGCTGGAACTTCTACTTCGGCGACCACTCTTTCTCCTTCTGGGATAGAAGTGGGTTTAGGTGCACGTCCAACAGCTGTAACAAAAATTTTTACTTCAGGTAATTTTAAATCAACAAGCACAGAGAGCTTTGATATGGCAATTACAGGAAATGGTTTTTTCCAAATTCAGCTTCCTGATGGAACAACAGCTTATACAAGAAATGGTTTATTCACTAAGGATAATGAAGGAAATATCGTTAATTCAGACGGATACAGACTCTTACCTGAAATGACCGTGCCTGAAGGAGCAATAAATATAAGCGTAGGCACAGATGGAACTGTTTCGGTTATGCTTGCAGGAGAACAAGAAGAAACACAGATAGGGCAAATTGAGCTTGTGCAATTTATCAATCCAGCTGGACTTCATTCTATGGGCGATAATCTTTATTTAGAAACCGGAGCGAGTGGGGCTCCTGTTGCAGGCATAGCCGGACAAGATGGATTAGGGCAAATAAGACACGGCTTTGTGGAACTTAGCAATGTGCAACTTGTAGAAGAAATGACCGATTTAATCACAGGACAAAGAGCCTATGAAGCAGGCTCAAAAGCCATTACTACAAGTGATGATATGTTAGCGATAGTCAATGGACTTAAGAGATAA